AGCGCGCCAGGGCTTGCCACTCTGCTTTCATCGGCCCGATGCCTACGATGACTGCGATGGCATTCGGCAGGTCTGGCATGGCGCGGATCAGATCGTCCAAGCCTTTGTAGTAGCGCAGCCGGCCAACGCTCAGCAGCACCAGCGGCTCTGCGGCAGCCATGCGGGCCGAGGTAAGGAACTGTCGGCGCAGTGTCGCGCGCCGGCGGTCTCTCTCGGCGTCTGTCAGGTCGAAGCGCGCGACGGGGATGCCTAACGGCGCGACGCGGCAGCGATCCAGATGATCGCGCAGCCAGGGCGAGGTGCGCGCATACGTCTCGCTGGTCGGGATGATCACATCGGCCTTGGCGATGACGCGGCGCAACACGGGCGCATACAGGCGCAGCAGTGCCCTCTGCCGCACGATGTCGCTGTGCCAGGTGATTACGGTGCGCTTTGCCCGGCCGAACCACAAATTGCATGCTTCGCCGATGGGGTAGGGCGCGTGCAGGTGAGCGATGTCTGCGCCATCCGTGAGCCGCGCCACCTCGCGCGAGAAGAGCATGCTGATCGGCGTGGATTGCACGTTGAGGTGGCGCGGCGCCTTGGTCACGCGCACGCCGTTCAGCGTTTCCGTCGCGCCCCTCGCGTTCAGGCTCGTCACCAGCACGTCCACATGATGCCCGCGCCGGGCCTGTGCCTCGGCCAACTGGCGGATGTGGTTTTCGATCCCGCCCAGCACCGGGAAGTAATCTTTGTAGATGTGGACGATGCGCAACATGGCGTCAAGTCGAACGTGCGTCTTCGAGCGCGCTGCGATAGACGTTCATCGTCAGATGGGCCGTCTCGCGCCAACTGAACCGCGCGGCTCGCTCAAGGCTGCGGGCGCGCAGTTCGGCGCGCAAGGTGTCGTCGTGCAACACGCGCAGGCATGCTTCTGCGATCGCGCGCGGTTGCGTTGGGTCGAACAGCATCGCGGCCTCGCCGGCGACCTCCGGCAGCGACGAGCAGTTTGAGCAGGCCACCGGCGCGCCGCAGGCCATTGCCTCCAGCACGGTCAAACCGAACCCCTCGTGCAGCGAAGGGTAGACGAACAGTTCGCAGGCCGAATACAGCGCCGCAGCCTGCGCGTCGCTCACGCTGCCGATGAAGCATACCCAGGGTGTGATGCCCAGCGTTTGCGCGCGCGCCTGCGCTTCCGGGTAGCGCGGGTCTTGGTGGCCGGCGATGATGAGGGGAATGGAAGATGGGGAATTGGAGATTGGAGATTGAAATGAATCTCCAATCTCCAATCTCCAATTACTAATCACTACTTGCCAAGCCTCGACCAATCGCTCCAAATTCTTATGCGGTTTGTTGCTCCCGAGATAGAGCGCGAAGCGCGACGGCAGGTCGAACTGAGCGCGGACGCGCGCGATGTGTGATTCGGCTTGGGGCTTGAAGGCCGGATCGGCGGCCAGTGGAATGACGGTCAAGCGCGGCGCAATCGTGGGGAAGAAGCGCGTCAATTCGTGCGCCGCCGACTGTGAGATGGTGACGATCCGGCATGAGGCGCCGATTGCGATGCGATGCAGTATGTGGATGCTGAGCCGGGCGCGCAGCGATGGCGCATATTTCGGGTACAGAAAGGGGATCGCGTCGAAGAGCGTGGTCACCGATGGCGGGCGCGTCGCACGCGGCCGGACGTAGTAGGGGAAGTGAACCACCGTTGCCGGCGTCACAGGCGCAATCGGCGCGCGCAGTATGTTGCGCAAGTCAAAGATCGCGCAGCGATATTCCTGCCACGTGACACGTTCATTGTGCTGCATGCGCAAGGCAGCGAGGTTGTAGCGCGTGTTCGTAGCAGTCGGATCGTGCAGCACAGTCAGAGAATCACCGGCTTCGAGTGCTCCTGCCAGTCCTGATAGCAAGTTGAAAGCGTAGCGGCCGACGCCGGGGAAGTGATCTTGGATAACGCGGGCGTCGAAGACGACGTTCATGGCCGGTGCGGCGAACGTCGCGCCTCCGGCGATCCGATCAGCCGGTCGCGCAAGCGGCGATAGGACAACCGAGATACCGTGTAGGCTGCGCGCACGATCTCGGTGGAGGAGATCTTCGACTGGCCGCGCGTTCGGTCCTCGAAGATGATCGGCACCTCGACGATGCTGAAGCCGAAGCCTTGCACCAGGTTCAGCATTTCAATGAGGAAGGAGTAGCCGTTGGAGAAGACTGAATCAATCGGCACGGTCTGCAGCACTGCAGCGCGGTAGAGCCGAAAGCCGGCCGTGCAGTCATGCGGTTTCAGCCCAAGCGCAGCGCGCGCGATCAAATTGGCCGTCTTGCTCAGGAAGCGCCGATGAAAGGGATACAGCACGTCGCCGCCGGACACGTAGCGCGAGCCGATGACCAGGTCGGCGTGCTCGATGGCGCGCAGCATTATCGGGATATAACGTGGATGATGCGAGAAGTCGGCGTCCATCGTCAGCGCAGCATCGTAGCCGCGATCCAGCGCGAAGTGAAAGCCGGCCACGTAGGCCGTCCCCAAGCCGAGCTTGCCGGCGCGATGCATCACGTGGACGCGCGGTTCGCGCGCTGCCCAGTCGTCGGCAATGCGGCCGGTGCCGTCCGGTGAGGCGTCGTCCACCACGCAAATGTCGAGCGGCAACGCCAGCAGCTCAGGGATGAGTAAGGCGATGTTTTCGGCTTCGTTGTAGGTGGGCAGGACGACGAGGACGCGCACTGGATGAGGGACGCGGCGACTGGCGTGGGTAGCCAAGCTAGCCGGCTATGCGGGGATGAAGAGCGGGTCGAGCGCGATTGCCAGATCGGGCAGGATACTGGATCGGATTTGCTCGCCGGGGCCGAACGCGCCGAACAAGGCATACTCAAGCGCGCTTTCTTCGCCTGCTCCCAGGGCGTAAACCACAACCGCTCGCGTCCGGGGATCGGCGATCCAGTATTCGCGCACCCCGGCGCGCTCGTAGGCGCCGAATTTGACGTAGTGATCCAGGCGCATCGAACCGGGCGAAACGACCTCAATGATCAGGTCGGGTGCGCCCTCGAAGAAGCGGGCACCGGCGGGCGGTTGTCGCGCCGCAGCGATGAACAGCACGTCGGGTTGCACCGGCTTCGCGATGCCCGGCAAGTGCACTTCGAACGGTGCGGTGATGACAACGCCCAACCCGCGCTCTTTGACGTGTTGGCGCAACTGTGCGAATAGCTCGCCAACGGTGAATTGGTGGTTGTAGGAAGGTGCGTTGGCCACGTAGAGCACTCCGTCAATGATCTCGTAGCGATTGCCGTCGTCGGGCAGCGCAAGGTAATCTTCGTAAGTCCATTCGCCCTGGCGCGGCCGGGGGCGGGTGGACGGCGCAGGCGCTTCGGCGCGCGTTTCGACCGGAGCGATGGGCGCAGTGGTCATCGCAGCACCTCCTTGATAGCCATGACTATATCACCTTCGCCGGGCAGGACGAACTGCTCCAGCGCCGGGGCATAGGGCAGCGGCACGTTCTTGGCGGCCACGCGCCGGATGGGCGCGTCGAGATAGTCAAGGGCGTGTTCGGCGAGCAAGGCGGCGATCTCGGCGCCGGGGCCGCTGCGCTTGTGCGCTTCGTGCGCGATCACGACGCGGCCGGTCTTCTTGACGCTGGCGACGAGCGTCGGCGCGTCCAACGGCACGAGCGTACGCGGGTCAATCACTTCGCACGAGATCGCCGGCTGCGCTTGCGCCAGCGCGTCGGCAGCGGCCAGCGCGTGTGGCAGCATTCCGCCGATGGCGATGACGGTGACGTCGTGGCCTTCGCGCAGCACATTGGCTTGGCCGAATTCGACGGTGTAATCATCCCCCTCCGGCACTTCGCCCTTGGCCGCATACAGCATCTTGTGCTCGAAGAACAGCACCGGGTCTTCGCCGCGGATGGCGCTCTTGAGCAGCCCTTTGGCATCGGCCGGTGTGGCCGGAGCGACGATCTTGATGCCGGGGATGTTCATGAACCACGACTCGGGGCTTTGCGAGTGTTGGGCAGCAGCTGCGCCGGGCGCGCCAGTGGTGACGCGAATCGTCAACGGCACGCGGGCTTTGCCGCCGCTCATGTAGCGCGCCTTGGCGACTTGGTTGATGATCTGATCGCCAGCGCAGCCTAGGAAGTCGCCGAACATGATCTCGACGACCGGCCGCATGCCCATCATGGCCGCGCCCAGCGCTGCGCCGATGATGGCGGTTTCGCTGATCGGCGTATCGCGCACGCGTTCCTCGCCGAATTGCTGAATCAGGCCTTGCGTCACGCCGAACACACCACCCATCACGCCGACGTCTTCGCCCATGATGAACACGCTGGGGTCGCGCGCCATCTCCTCGCGCAGTGCTTCGTTGATCGCCTCGCTGTAGGTCAGGGTTCGCATCTGGGCGCGGATTATGCCCCAGCCGGGTGCGTCCTCAAGAACTCGCGCTGCTGTAGCTCAGCACCGCCCGCTGCCAAAACCAAGCGCTGAACGCGAACAAGAGCGCAGCAAGCACGACGGCGGCGATCATCGTCGCGCTGCCCAGCTTGCCCAGCACGGCCTCGGCAGGGAAGGTGGTCATGAATGCTACCGGCAGCACGAACGTCAGGGCGATGCGCACCAAGCCGGAGAACGTGGTCACCGGGAAACGCGCTGTGTCGAACAGTGAACGGAAAAGTTCGGTCAG
The window above is part of the Candidatus Roseilinea sp. genome. Proteins encoded here:
- a CDS encoding glycosyl transferase family 1 gives rise to the protein MNVVFDARVIQDHFPGVGRYAFNLLSGLAGALEAGDSLTVLHDPTATNTRYNLAALRMQHNERVTWQEYRCAIFDLRNILRAPIAPVTPATVVHFPYYVRPRATRPPSVTTLFDAIPFLYPKYAPSLRARLSIHILHRIAIGASCRIVTISQSAAHELTRFFPTIAPRLTVIPLAADPAFKPQAESHIARVRAQFDLPSRFALYLGSNKPHKNLERLVEAWQVVISNWRLEIGDSFQSPISNSPSSIPLIIAGHQDPRYPEAQARAQTLGITPWVCFIGSVSDAQAAALYSACELFVYPSLHEGFGLTVLEAMACGAPVACSNCSSLPEVAGEAAMLFDPTQPRAIAEACLRVLHDDTLRAELRARSLERAARFSWRETAHLTMNVYRSALEDARST
- a CDS encoding dolichol-phosphate mannosyltransferase, giving the protein MRVLVVLPTYNEAENIALLIPELLALPLDICVVDDASPDGTGRIADDWAAREPRVHVMHRAGKLGLGTAYVAGFHFALDRGYDAALTMDADFSHHPRYIPIMLRAIEHADLVIGSRYVSGGDVLYPFHRRFLSKTANLIARAALGLKPHDCTAGFRLYRAAVLQTVPIDSVFSNGYSFLIEMLNLVQGFGFSIVEVPIIFEDRTRGQSKISSTEIVRAAYTVSRLSYRRLRDRLIGSPEARRSPHRP
- a CDS encoding glycosyl transferase family 1, with the translated sequence MLRIVHIYKDYFPVLGGIENHIRQLAEAQARRGHHVDVLVTSLNARGATETLNGVRVTKAPRHLNVQSTPISMLFSREVARLTDGADIAHLHAPYPIGEACNLWFGRAKRTVITWHSDIVRQRALLRLYAPVLRRVIAKADVIIPTSETYARTSPWLRDHLDRCRVAPLGIPVARFDLTDAERDRRRATLRRQFLTSARMAAAEPLVLLSVGRLRYYKGLDDLIRAMPDLPNAIAVIVGIGPMKAEWQALARCLGVADRVIFAGEVNDEALPDYYHAADIYVVPANSRAEAFGVAIVEAMASRLPVISTEVGTATSWVNQHGVTGLVIPPRDPPAIVQAAQALRDDALRQTMGEAARRRAQAEFTLERMVARIEAIYAEALAAHRFRYSG
- a CDS encoding restriction endonuclease, yielding MTTAPIAPVETRAEAPAPSTRPRPRQGEWTYEDYLALPDDGNRYEIIDGVLYVANAPSYNHQFTVGELFAQLRQHVKERGLGVVITAPFEVHLPGIAKPVQPDVLFIAAARQPPAGARFFEGAPDLIIEVVSPGSMRLDHYVKFGAYERAGVREYWIADPRTRAVVVYALGAGEESALEYALFGAFGPGEQIRSSILPDLAIALDPLFIPA
- the acoB gene encoding TPP-dependent acetoin dehydrogenase complex, E1 protein subunit beta, whose product is MRTLTYSEAINEALREEMARDPSVFIMGEDVGVMGGVFGVTQGLIQQFGEERVRDTPISETAIIGAALGAAMMGMRPVVEIMFGDFLGCAGDQIINQVAKARYMSGGKARVPLTIRVTTGAPGAAAAQHSQSPESWFMNIPGIKIVAPATPADAKGLLKSAIRGEDPVLFFEHKMLYAAKGEVPEGDDYTVEFGQANVLREGHDVTVIAIGGMLPHALAAADALAQAQPAISCEVIDPRTLVPLDAPTLVASVKKTGRVVIAHEAHKRSGPGAEIAALLAEHALDYLDAPIRRVAAKNVPLPYAPALEQFVLPGEGDIVMAIKEVLR